The following coding sequences are from one Danio rerio strain Tuebingen ecotype United States chromosome 21, GRCz12tu, whole genome shotgun sequence window:
- the puraa gene encoding purine-rich element binding protein Aa, which yields MADRDSGSEQGGAATGPGVGSMHPVTGGAGSASGLQHETQELASKRVDIQNKRFYLDVKQNAKGRFLKIAEVGAGGNKSRLTLSMSVAVEFRDYLGDFIEHYAQLGPSNPDMPQDEPRRALKSEFLVRENRKYYMDLKENQRGRFLRIRQTVNRGPGLGSTQGQTIALPAQGLIEFRDALAKLIDDYGVEDEPAELPEGTSLTVDNKRFFFDVGSNKYGVFMRVSEVKPTYRNSITVPYKVWSKFGSTFCKYADEMKKIQEKQREKRACELQQQQQEEMHGDDGDED from the coding sequence ATGGCGGACAGAGACAGTGGAAGTGAGCAGGGAGGAGCAGCCACGGGCCCGGGTGTCGGTTCCATGCACCCAGTGACAGGAGGGGCGGGCTCGGCTTCCGGGCTGCAGCACGAGACGCAGGAGCTCGCCTCGAAGCGGGTTGACATCCAGAACAAACGCTTTTATCTGGACGTAAAGCAGAACGCGAAAGGCCGCTTCTTGAAAATAGCAGAAGTCGGGGCCGGAGGAAACAAGAGCCGCCTCACTCTCTCCATGTCCGTGGCTGTCGAGTTCCGCGACTATCTGGGGGACTTCATCGAGCACTATGCCCAGTTAGGGCCGAGCAATCCGGACATGCCACAGGACGAGCCACGGCGGGCGCTGAAGAGTGAGTTTCTGGTCCGGGAGAATCGGAAGTACTACATGGATCTGAAGGAGAACCAGAGGGGCCGCTTTCTGAGGATTCGGCAGACTGTCAACCGGGGGCCCGGTTTGGGATCCACGCAAGGCCAGACCATTGCTCTTCCAGCCCAGGGACTAATCGAATTTCGCGACGCGCTCGCCAAACTCATTGACGACTACGGAGTGGAGGACGAGCCGGCGGAGCTGCCGGAGGGAACCTCGTTAACTGTGGACAACAAGCGCTTTTTCTTTGACGTGGGCTCCAATAAGTACGGGGTGTTCATGAGGGTAAGCGAGGTCAAGCCCACCTATCGCAACTCTATCACAGTGCCCTACAAAGTGTGGTCGAAATTCGGCAGCACTTTCTGTAAATACGCAGATGAAATGAAAAAGATTCAAGAGAAACAGAGGGAAAAAAGGGCATGCGAGCTTCAGCAGCAACAGCAAGAGGAGATGCACGGCGACGACGGGGATGAGGATTGA